TTCCAGGCTCATATTTGGGATGCTGTATCCTGCATATGCTTCCTACAAGGCTGTGAAGAGCAAGAACATTCGAGAATATGTGAGTGCAAAGGGTTGGCGGGAAAGCTTAACTAATGTGGTTACCTTTGAGGAGTGGTCAGGGAGGGGGTGGTCGGACTTGGTGTTATGGAAGGCCTGAGCTGGCCTCTCAAACTCCAGGTCAAGGGAGCGTGGAAGGAGGGCCAGCCATTAGCAGGCCTATGGAAGATCTTGTGGGTGAAGCATGCTGGGGTGCGCACTGAGAAAGGCGGTTTCTCAGGGGCTCCCTCTGAGCAGACGTGGGGAAATGCAGCAATGCAGTGGGACTGGCTCTCAGGAATCTCTGGGTTGGGCAGCCGGGGGCGGGCGTTGGCACCTCAGGCTCCCAAGCTGAGCTCTGTGCACTCTGACCCACAGGTCCGGTGGATGATGTACTGGATCGTCTTTGCAATCTTCATGGCAGCAGAGACCTTCACGGACATCTTCATTTCCTGGTCTGGCACAAGGATTGGCAGGCCATGGGTTAGGAAGGCCTACCCACCACCTGGCAACTGGCTCACAcacacttctccccttcccacagGTTCCCTTTTTACTATGAGATCAAGATGGCCTTCGTGCTGTGGCTGCTCTCGCCTTACACCAAGGGGGCCAGCCTGCTTTACCGAAAGTTTGTTCACCCGTCCCTATCCCGCCATGAGAAGGTACCCCAGGGGGAGTAGAGGAAGAACACAGAAGGTTGTGTCCGGGAGAGGGTGTGTCAGAGAGAGCCCTGTATCTCAGGTTCAGGGAGGTGGAGATGTCTGGGTCTAATTTCCTGTCCACTTCAGATTTGCTGTGGGACTGTGAAAGGGGTTGGCTCTCCTCCTCTACCTGGGTGATACACATGAATGGACTTTAGGGGTGTGACATGCCAGCAGGAAGTTGATGTGGGCATGGAAAAATGGAAGGGACACTCATTGAGGTGTGGAGTGGGTGTGTGGACGGGGAACCCCGCTCTTAGTTTTTGTTCTGAGCCTCTGTCTGACTTCTGGGTCCTAGGTAGGGGTGGGCTAGGGACGATGACAACCAGTGACTTCTCGGGGTCCGCAGAGAAATGGCTCCTTTGTTGACCTGAGCTCTCCACTCTGGGTCTGCAGGAGATTGATGCGTGCATTGTGCAGGCAAGGGAGCGCAGCTACGAGACCATGCTGAGTTTCGGGAAGCGGGGCCTCAACATCGCTGCCTCggctgctgtgcaggctgctgccAAGGTGCTCTGGGCCCCGGTGCTCGCAGTCTcagccccccccctccccccgtagCTCTGAGCCAGTTCAGTTCTGAATCTGGTGCCCCAGTGATGAGCTGAAGGCCAGCTTCCCCGCTAGAGCCTTTCCCAGTAGTCCTCTTCTGCCATTAATACAgtgcctccctccctcacctcctaGAGTCAGGGCGCTCTAGCTGGAAGGCTGCGGAGCTTCTCCATGCAAGACCTCCGCTCTATCCCTGACACTGCTGCCCCCACCTACCAAGATCCTCTCTACCTGGAAGACCAGGTACCCCGACACAGACCCCCGATTGGTAAGCGGAAAAGGAACCCAGGGCTGACCTGGGAAGTCTGCCTCTCTGAGGGCtaaagggaagcagggaggggctCCAGGCTTGCAGAAATGTTCAGCTTTGCCCTCCCTGGCCTCTTTTCCACAGGGTACCGGGCGGGCGGCCTGCAAGATAGTGATACAGAGGAAGAGTGTTGGTCAGACAACGAGGTAGCCCCCAAGCCACCTGTCCGGCCCCGAGAGAAACCTCTGAGCCGCAGCCAGAGCCTTCGGGTGGTCAGGAGGAAGCCATTGGTGCGAGAGGTCAGTGCATTGGAAGGACAGTGTGACGGATGGCAGTTGAGCTACCATGCCCACGCCACTCATGGTATGTTGGCTTTCTCTCCCCAAGGGAACCTCGCGCTCCATGAAGGTCAGAACCCGGAAAAAGACGATGCCCTCGGACATGGACAGCTAGATTCTGCAGAGTCCAGCTTACCTCTCCAGCCAGCAGGGGACCTTTTGCTGCTACACCAGCTGCCTGGGCTCCGccccttctgacttctgcagctGCCTAAGGGGCACATGGTGTGGTTCCTCAGCATGGGGATGCACCTACAATATACCAAAGCAGGCCAGACCCAGGGGCCTATTTATTGCCTTCCTCAACCTTTTCCCTTTCCAGACATGGGACCAGAGCCCCACTAGTCCCTATAGATGAAATCAAAAGTCCAACCAGTTGTGTTCATTCCTTCTTGTCCTTCAAAGTACTTGACAGCCTTTCCCAAGGCCTGGTGTGCGTGTGTCCTAGCTGTGTGTCTCATGTTGGTGAGTGAGGTCAGGCTTGtgaatgtttttataaataaacacCTATGGTGTCTGCCTTCCCTGGTTGTCTCTTGGCTCCTCACATTTCCTACTGTAACTAGCAGCCCTCTGTAGGCTCCTTCCTGCAAAAGGGTGGGAAGACTGCCAGAAGATCTCTGTGCCTAAAAGGGGAGGCCACCGACAGTCACAACAGCAAGTGTCCTGGTTGAGCTCCTCGGGACCCCCGTGGAGTCAGGCTGGAGCCAGGAGTGATGGCACAAGCTTTTGATCCCAACATTGTTctcagggaggcaggaggatttctgtgagttcaagttcagggTGGTcaacataacaagttccaggactagggggatcatgtctcaaaaacaaaacaaagcaaaaaaacaaatcCTCAAACCAAAAGTCAGACTCTCACAGGGCgttagtggcacatgcttttaatcccagcactcgggaggcagagtcaggatctctgagttcgaggccagcctggtgtacagagcgagttccaggataggcttcaacacaaagaacccctgtctcaaaaaaaacaaaaaaagaatcagactGTTGAAAAGGACTCAGAGTAAGGAGTCAGTACTGGCTCTCACAGGAAGAGGCAAAGGGATGGAGAGGGTGTGGAAACCGCACAGAGCAAACCTGGGGAGGCAGGCTAGGGTCTCAGTTCTGTAAACCTTCTGGTGAACATTCAGGTATAATCAGGGTGAATTTGCACACGAAGCCACGAGAGGgcagcagctgcctggggccaagCTGCCCCCACCTTCCAGGTCAAGGTGGGTGGAGCTCGGAGACTAGCCAAAGCCTCGCCCCACTGGGGCCTGGCTGAAGATGGGGCAGGCCAAAGGAATGATGCCGAGCTCAACAGGGCCAATGATAGCCCTTCTCTGCTGCTAGTTGCTGCTCTGTGGCCTGCTCCATCCACGGAGACCGACCCAGACTTTTGCCCTGGACTGACTCTAATCCGTTTCCTCTGATGCCTGGGTCATCTGTCCCTGATGTTGGAGTGACATAGTGCCCTGGGGTGCTCCCTCCCTACACCCCATCTGCCCTTTGTTCCCTCTTCAGGCTAAAGAGGTGACTGAGAGTGCTGGACGGAGGGCAGACATGAGCTGCTAAATTGGAGTTGCCTGTGAGGATTAACTCTTGGTGTGGGGATTATCTGGGTTTTATTGGAGGGAAGGCACCTAATCTGCGTGGCTGATTTAGCCTCTCTGGGATTGGGATTCAGTGGCTTCCTCTATGGCATTCCCACTCATTGTGATGCTGATTTACCACCTTATTAATTCACTCAAAAGATGTATCGCTAGATACTAGAAGGGTGAGAAGACAAGGAAGCAGGCACTATTATTATAATCCCCATTTCCCAAAGAGGCACGTAAAGGGCAAGTGATTTGCCCAAGGTGGCCTAGCTAGTAAGTGGCAGGATTGGGCTTTGGACCAGGCAGTCTGGCTCCAGAGTTGATGTACTTAATCACTGTTCAGTCAATGAGCTGCTCCTTGCCtgggggg
Above is a window of Microtus pennsylvanicus isolate mMicPen1 chromosome 15, mMicPen1.hap1, whole genome shotgun sequence DNA encoding:
- the Reep4 gene encoding receptor expression-enhancing protein 4, yielding MVSWMICRLVVLIFGMLYPAYASYKAVKSKNIREYVRWMMYWIVFAIFMAAETFTDIFISWFPFYYEIKMAFVLWLLSPYTKGASLLYRKFVHPSLSRHEKEIDACIVQARERSYETMLSFGKRGLNIAASAAVQAAAKSQGALAGRLRSFSMQDLRSIPDTAAPTYQDPLYLEDQVPRHRPPIGYRAGGLQDSDTEEECWSDNEVAPKPPVRPREKPLSRSQSLRVVRRKPLVREGTSRSMKVRTRKKTMPSDMDS